One Paraburkholderia agricolaris genomic region harbors:
- a CDS encoding YdcF family protein, whose amino-acid sequence MLTSLLKWAVGLWLAAALIVAAAGLLSRPQPADLAIVYGNKVHADGSPSTRLSARLDEARRCYEKGLCREIMVSGGIDKHGTDEALAMKRDLVHQGIPEQRIVMDNQGRDTWDTARNASAYMKAHDLHSAIVVSQYFHVPRAVIALKRFGVSQVSGAYPVFFEARDIYSALREVPGALWYCVRRDF is encoded by the coding sequence TTGCTGACTTCACTACTGAAATGGGCCGTCGGGCTCTGGTTGGCCGCGGCGTTGATCGTCGCCGCCGCCGGCTTGTTGTCGAGACCGCAGCCGGCGGATCTCGCGATCGTCTACGGCAACAAGGTTCATGCGGACGGCAGCCCATCGACGCGACTGTCGGCGCGGCTCGACGAAGCGCGCCGATGCTACGAGAAAGGGCTATGCCGCGAGATCATGGTGAGTGGCGGTATCGACAAACACGGTACGGACGAAGCGCTCGCCATGAAGCGCGATCTCGTGCACCAAGGTATTCCCGAACAACGCATCGTGATGGACAACCAGGGGCGCGACACTTGGGACACCGCGAGAAACGCGAGCGCTTATATGAAGGCGCACGATCTGCACAGCGCGATCGTCGTCTCGCAGTACTTCCATGTGCCGCGCGCGGTCATTGCGTTGAAGCGGTTCGGCGTGAGTCAGGTCAGTGGTGCCTATCCGGTGTTCTTTGAAGCGCGGGACATCTATTCGGCGCTCAGAGAAGTGCCGGGCGCGTTATGGTATTGCGTCAGGCGCGACTTCTAG
- a CDS encoding DJ-1/PfpI family protein, translating to MTDSSENNAAGEQLTRTGHSRRDVLRFGSVATLGAILGGAGLLARATPALAQGGTEGELAPNEPLNILIVNYDGGTLLDFAGPSEIFHRLPNTNVRYASLNGGSVTLEFGVVYGKTERLADIEKTDLILVPGGSDLTAPMRPEYQAQIRRLAESAKHITSVCNGSLVLAATGVLKGKRSACHWAFVNKLSEYGAIPVPDRFVEDDNGRFMSGGGVTAGIDFALRVAAKLRGQQAAEFTQLVIEYDPAPPFHSGHPRDARPEVIAMVDKELPGASRGLARIPGVR from the coding sequence TTGACCGACAGTAGCGAAAACAACGCCGCCGGCGAGCAACTCACCAGAACAGGCCATTCCCGCCGCGATGTTCTCAGGTTTGGAAGCGTCGCCACGCTCGGCGCCATCCTGGGAGGCGCAGGCCTGCTTGCCCGCGCCACGCCTGCTCTTGCGCAGGGAGGCACCGAGGGAGAACTTGCCCCGAATGAGCCCCTGAACATTTTGATCGTCAATTACGACGGAGGTACGCTTCTCGATTTCGCCGGCCCCAGCGAGATTTTTCACCGGCTACCGAATACCAACGTTCGCTATGCGAGCCTCAATGGGGGCAGCGTGACGCTCGAATTTGGGGTCGTGTATGGCAAGACTGAACGACTGGCCGATATCGAGAAGACAGACCTGATCCTGGTTCCGGGCGGGTCTGATTTGACGGCGCCGATGCGCCCAGAGTATCAAGCGCAGATCCGACGCCTGGCGGAAAGCGCGAAACATATTACGTCGGTTTGCAACGGATCGCTCGTGCTTGCGGCAACGGGCGTTCTCAAAGGTAAGCGAAGCGCCTGCCATTGGGCCTTCGTCAACAAGCTGTCTGAATATGGCGCGATCCCCGTTCCCGATCGCTTCGTAGAAGACGACAACGGCCGGTTCATGAGCGGCGGCGGCGTGACAGCGGGCATCGATTTCGCACTTCGCGTTGCAGCGAAGCTGCGCGGTCAACAGGCCGCCGAATTCACGCAACTCGTAATCGAATATGATCCCGCTCCGCCGTTCCATTCCGGTCATCCCAGAGACGCGCGGCCAGAAGTAATCGCGATGGTCGACAAAGAACTGCCCGGCGCATCCCGGGGGCTCGCACGAATCCCAGGCGTTCGCTGA
- a CDS encoding UvrD-helicase domain-containing protein codes for MSAGLNPAQNEAVRYLDGPCLVLAGAGSGKTRVITQKIAHLIEAKGFEPRHIAAVTFTNKAALEMRERVGKLLEGKTLTTPGKEGRKVPVNQLTVCTFHSLGVQILRQEAEHVGLKPQFSIMDSDDCFGMIQEQVGSTDKGFIRKIQSIISLWKNGMIMPEQAIAIAANEDEHQAAIVYRNYVATLHAYQAVDFDDLIRLPAELFEKNEQVRDRWQNKLRYLLIDEYQDTNACQYELVKLLAGKRAAFTAVGDDDQAIYGWRGATLENLGQLSKDFPKLHLIKLEQNYRSTVRILTAANNVIANNPKLFEKKLWSEHGMGDTITVTPCNDEEHEAESVVFRLSAHKFERRANFRDYAILYRGNFQARIFEQVLRRERIPYVLSGGQSFFDKAEIKDICAYLRLIANANDDPAFIRAITTPRRGVGNTTLEALGSFAGQAKVSLFEAVYMGGIEARLSPRQIEPMRVFCDFMQRLTDRAEKDAAGPLLDELMDAIHYEAYLYDAFDERQAQSKWQNVLEFMEWLKRKGTKAEPEGSEKSEATGYDTADGLGDTGKNLLGLIQTVALMSMLEGREEDPDAVRLSTVHASKGLEYPHVFLVGVEEGIMPHRGGPDDEPIDDARIEEERRLMYVAITRAQRSLHLNWCKKRKRARETVVCEPSRFIPEMLLDDAPPPTPEEAPMSPKDRLASLKALLQKP; via the coding sequence ATGTCCGCAGGCCTGAACCCCGCTCAAAATGAAGCGGTCCGTTATCTTGACGGTCCGTGTCTCGTGCTCGCCGGCGCCGGCAGCGGCAAGACGCGCGTGATCACGCAGAAAATCGCGCACCTGATCGAGGCCAAGGGTTTCGAGCCGCGCCATATCGCCGCCGTCACGTTCACGAACAAGGCCGCGTTGGAAATGCGCGAGCGCGTGGGCAAGCTGCTCGAGGGCAAGACGCTCACCACGCCCGGCAAGGAAGGCCGCAAAGTGCCCGTCAACCAGTTGACGGTCTGTACCTTCCACTCGCTCGGCGTGCAGATTCTGCGGCAGGAAGCGGAACACGTCGGCTTGAAACCGCAGTTCTCGATCATGGATTCGGACGACTGCTTCGGCATGATTCAGGAGCAGGTCGGCTCGACGGACAAGGGCTTCATCCGCAAGATCCAGTCGATCATTTCGCTGTGGAAGAACGGCATGATCATGCCGGAGCAGGCGATCGCGATTGCCGCGAATGAAGATGAACATCAGGCGGCGATCGTCTACCGTAATTACGTGGCGACGCTGCACGCCTATCAGGCGGTCGATTTCGACGATCTGATCCGTCTACCCGCCGAACTCTTCGAGAAGAACGAGCAGGTGCGCGACCGCTGGCAGAACAAGCTGCGCTATCTGCTGATCGACGAGTATCAGGACACCAACGCGTGTCAGTACGAACTGGTGAAGCTGTTGGCCGGCAAGCGCGCGGCGTTCACGGCGGTCGGCGACGACGATCAGGCGATTTACGGCTGGCGCGGCGCGACGCTCGAAAACCTCGGTCAGCTCAGCAAGGATTTTCCAAAGCTGCATCTGATCAAGCTTGAGCAGAACTACCGTTCGACGGTGCGTATTCTCACCGCAGCGAACAACGTGATCGCGAACAACCCGAAGCTGTTCGAGAAGAAGCTGTGGTCCGAACACGGCATGGGCGACACGATCACCGTCACGCCTTGCAACGACGAAGAGCACGAAGCCGAGTCGGTGGTGTTTCGCCTGTCCGCGCACAAGTTCGAGCGGCGCGCGAATTTCCGCGACTACGCGATCCTGTATCGCGGCAACTTCCAGGCGCGCATCTTCGAACAGGTGCTGCGTCGCGAGCGGATTCCGTATGTGCTGTCGGGCGGGCAGTCGTTCTTCGACAAAGCTGAGATCAAGGATATCTGCGCGTATTTGCGCCTGATCGCCAACGCAAACGACGACCCCGCGTTCATCCGCGCGATCACCACGCCGCGCCGCGGTGTCGGCAATACGACACTCGAAGCGCTTGGCTCGTTTGCGGGTCAGGCAAAAGTGTCGCTATTCGAAGCGGTTTATATGGGCGGTATTGAAGCCCGCTTGTCGCCGCGTCAGATCGAACCGATGCGGGTGTTCTGCGACTTCATGCAGCGGCTCACCGACCGCGCCGAGAAGGATGCCGCCGGCCCGCTGCTCGACGAACTGATGGACGCGATCCACTACGAAGCCTATCTGTACGACGCGTTCGACGAGCGTCAGGCGCAGTCCAAGTGGCAGAACGTGCTCGAGTTCATGGAATGGCTGAAGCGCAAAGGCACCAAGGCCGAGCCCGAAGGTTCGGAGAAGAGCGAGGCCACGGGCTACGACACGGCCGACGGCCTCGGCGACACCGGCAAGAATCTGCTCGGCCTGATTCAGACCGTGGCGCTGATGTCGATGCTCGAAGGCCGCGAAGAAGATCCGGACGCGGTGCGGCTTTCGACCGTGCACGCGTCGAAAGGGCTGGAGTACCCGCACGTGTTTCTGGTGGGCGTCGAAGAAGGCATCATGCCGCACCGTGGCGGTCCCGATGACGAACCGATCGACGACGCGCGCATCGAGGAAGAGCGGCGTTTGATGTACGTCGCGATCACGCGGGCTCAGCGCAGTCTGCATCTGAACTGGTGCAAGAAGCGCAAGCGGGCGCGCGAAACCGTGGTGTGCGAGCCGTCGCGTTTCATCCCCGAGATGCTGCTCGACGATGCGCCGCCGCCGACGCCGGAAGAAGCGCCGATGTCGCCGAAAGACCGGCTCGCGAGTTTGAAGGCGCTGTTACAGAAGCCTTGA
- the gcvT gene encoding glycine cleavage system aminomethyltransferase GcvT → MTELKHTPLNATHRALNARMVDFGGWDMPVNYGSQIDEHRAVRTDAGMFDVSHMCVVDFTGERVRAFFEYALANNVAKLQTPGRALYSCLLNPNGGVIDDLIVYYFGEDHFRVVVNAGTADKDIAWFGQLNAEGGFGLTITPRRDYAIVAVQGPNAREKVWQTIPAARAATENLKPFNAARVDATPFGELTVARTGYTGEDGFEIIVPADHVAALWNALQAQGVRPAGLGARDTLRLEAGMNLYGQDMDDNVSPLDAGLAWTVDLSSPRDFIGKGKLEANGSQAAFVGLILLKENGKAAGVLRAHQQVVTPQGEGEITSGTFSPTMQESIAFARVPKGVQPGDTVHVQIRDKNVPASVVKLPFVRNGKVLAV, encoded by the coding sequence ATGACCGAACTCAAACACACCCCGCTCAACGCCACCCATCGTGCGCTCAACGCCCGCATGGTCGATTTCGGCGGCTGGGACATGCCTGTCAATTACGGCTCGCAGATCGACGAACACCGCGCCGTGCGTACCGACGCCGGCATGTTCGACGTCTCGCACATGTGCGTCGTCGATTTCACTGGCGAGCGTGTACGCGCCTTCTTCGAATACGCGCTGGCCAACAACGTCGCCAAGCTGCAAACGCCGGGCCGCGCGCTCTACTCCTGTCTGCTGAACCCGAACGGCGGCGTGATCGACGATCTGATCGTTTATTACTTCGGCGAAGATCACTTCCGCGTGGTCGTCAACGCCGGCACCGCCGATAAAGACATTGCGTGGTTCGGCCAGCTCAACGCCGAAGGCGGCTTTGGCCTGACCATCACGCCGCGCCGCGACTACGCGATCGTCGCCGTGCAAGGCCCGAACGCCCGCGAAAAAGTCTGGCAAACCATACCGGCCGCGCGCGCCGCCACGGAAAACCTGAAACCCTTCAACGCCGCGCGCGTCGACGCTACGCCGTTCGGCGAACTCACCGTCGCCCGCACCGGCTACACCGGCGAAGACGGCTTTGAAATCATCGTCCCGGCGGACCACGTCGCAGCGTTGTGGAACGCGCTGCAGGCACAAGGCGTGCGCCCCGCAGGTCTTGGCGCACGAGACACGCTGCGCCTCGAAGCCGGCATGAACCTGTACGGCCAGGACATGGACGACAACGTCTCGCCGCTCGACGCCGGCCTCGCCTGGACCGTCGATCTGAGCTCGCCGCGCGACTTCATCGGCAAGGGCAAGCTCGAAGCCAACGGCTCGCAAGCCGCGTTCGTCGGTCTGATCCTGCTGAAGGAAAACGGCAAGGCGGCAGGCGTGCTGCGTGCTCATCAGCAAGTCGTCACGCCCCAAGGCGAAGGCGAAATCACCAGCGGCACTTTTTCCCCCACCATGCAGGAATCGATCGCTTTTGCGCGCGTGCCGAAAGGCGTGCAGCCGGGCGACACCGTTCACGTCCAGATTCGTGACAAAAACGTCCCTGCAAGCGTGGTAAAACTGCCGTTCGTGCGCAACGGCAAGGTGCTCGCAGTTTAA
- a CDS encoding fatty acid desaturase, protein MIYLLLSGALYYVVTHFPFGAVRIISPSMLDAWIPLLPATVPLYMSYMLVMPVLIGCGRGKEWLLPAFFAGALATGLCLVSHLFWPTMIVRPVAATGWIAWLQSIDSPLAASPSGHVALPMAITVLLATLRKRAAWWFALWSAVLMLTVLTTGQHLTGDMAWGVVIGWLAGAITAISMRLRIDLRSMAMILLEWLCIVVTLRVALAVDDWRLHLVAAIIISTRQHALFILYHDATHYHLTRRRTVNDFLINVAIGVPGTVPVEFYRPLHLAHHRHVGTAQDPERRFLYQNQRWTFRPLDTLSLSRQLAGDLLLLNTLRTMRAYRRAGGAVVRPTAPMLAAGLIWALIVGWLVYLCSAKTLMLLAALWFGPLFTLSVLLQKLRSFAEHSGGPGVTPDWNDWTYSWWVGWMGRIFIWPYHINLHLQHHRSPNTAWYDLPSQVLASDHVMSSRRFPGLLWIGRRGGVNRHRETEQF, encoded by the coding sequence GTGATTTACCTGCTTTTGTCCGGCGCGTTGTATTACGTCGTCACGCATTTTCCATTCGGCGCGGTGCGGATTATTTCACCGTCTATGCTTGATGCGTGGATTCCGCTTTTGCCCGCAACGGTTCCGCTTTATATGAGCTACATGCTGGTCATGCCGGTATTGATCGGGTGTGGGCGCGGGAAAGAGTGGCTATTGCCCGCTTTCTTCGCCGGTGCATTGGCCACGGGGCTCTGCCTGGTCAGTCATCTCTTCTGGCCAACGATGATTGTGAGACCCGTTGCGGCGACCGGCTGGATCGCGTGGTTGCAGTCGATCGATTCGCCGCTGGCCGCTTCGCCGAGCGGGCATGTCGCGTTGCCGATGGCGATCACCGTGCTACTCGCGACGCTGCGCAAGCGCGCGGCCTGGTGGTTCGCGCTATGGAGCGCGGTGTTGATGTTGACCGTACTGACGACCGGGCAGCATTTGACCGGCGATATGGCCTGGGGCGTCGTGATCGGTTGGCTGGCCGGCGCGATAACAGCGATCTCGATGCGCCTGCGTATCGATTTGCGCTCGATGGCGATGATCCTGCTGGAGTGGCTGTGCATCGTGGTGACATTGCGCGTCGCGCTTGCCGTGGACGATTGGCGTCTCCACCTCGTTGCGGCCATCATTATTTCCACCCGCCAGCACGCGCTCTTCATTCTGTATCACGATGCCACGCACTATCATCTGACGCGGCGTCGCACGGTCAACGACTTTCTCATCAACGTGGCGATCGGCGTGCCCGGCACCGTGCCGGTCGAGTTCTACCGGCCGCTGCATCTCGCGCATCACCGGCATGTGGGAACGGCGCAGGATCCGGAGCGTCGTTTTCTTTACCAGAATCAGCGTTGGACCTTCCGGCCGCTCGACACGCTTTCGCTCAGCAGGCAGTTAGCCGGCGATCTGCTGTTGCTCAACACGCTGCGCACCATGCGCGCTTATCGGCGGGCCGGCGGGGCCGTTGTCCGTCCCACGGCACCGATGCTGGCCGCGGGCTTGATATGGGCGCTGATCGTGGGATGGCTGGTTTATCTCTGTTCAGCGAAGACGCTGATGCTGCTCGCGGCGCTCTGGTTCGGGCCGCTTTTTACGCTCAGTGTGCTGCTGCAAAAATTGCGCAGCTTTGCCGAACACAGCGGCGGCCCAGGCGTCACGCCGGACTGGAACGATTGGACTTACTCGTGGTGGGTGGGCTGGATGGGCCGCATTTTCATCTGGCCGTACCATATCAACTTGCATTTGCAGCACCATCGCAGTCCGAATACGGCCTGGTATGACTTACCGTCACAAGTGCTCGCAAGCGATCACGTCATGTCCTCGCGTCGCTTTCCCGGGTTGCTTTGGATTGGACGAAGAGGTGGCGTCAACCGGCACCGCGAAACGGAGCAATTCTAG
- a CDS encoding GlxA family transcriptional regulator, producing MHRIGFFVCRGHDALDLAGPLSTFNQVATAAGHTPYDLQVISQAGGPVPGNAGLPIETKPIGKRTFDTVIFVGGDIDPMQAPENIAAARKLGARASRVASVCTGAFLLAETGLLDDRRATTHWRYAAQFQSRFPRTRVEGDSIYIADGHIWTSAGIAAGIDLALAMIERDMGVEIARTVARYLVVPYRRPGGQSQFSAMSQMEPESDRIRIALNFAREHLAEALPVERLADAARLSPRQFGRAFRRETGETPAKAVERLRVEAARLRLQDGSEPIEQIALAVGFTDPERMRRAFVKLHGHPPQSIRREIRLSSGR from the coding sequence ATGCATCGAATTGGATTCTTCGTTTGCCGTGGCCACGACGCTCTTGATCTTGCTGGACCACTCTCGACGTTTAATCAGGTGGCCACAGCCGCAGGCCACACTCCCTACGATCTTCAGGTCATCTCGCAGGCCGGGGGACCCGTTCCTGGCAATGCGGGCCTTCCGATCGAGACAAAGCCGATCGGAAAGCGCACGTTTGACACCGTCATTTTCGTGGGCGGTGATATAGATCCGATGCAGGCACCGGAGAATATCGCCGCGGCCAGGAAATTGGGCGCTAGAGCCTCGCGGGTGGCAAGTGTCTGTACGGGAGCGTTTCTGCTTGCGGAAACCGGCTTGCTGGACGACCGCAGAGCAACAACGCACTGGCGATACGCCGCTCAATTCCAGTCGCGCTTCCCTCGCACCAGAGTCGAGGGCGATAGCATTTATATAGCGGACGGCCACATCTGGACGTCGGCCGGCATCGCCGCCGGAATAGACCTGGCGCTCGCCATGATTGAAAGAGATATGGGCGTGGAAATCGCGCGCACTGTCGCCAGGTATTTGGTCGTTCCATATCGCCGACCCGGAGGTCAGTCCCAGTTCTCTGCTATGTCGCAAATGGAACCGGAGTCGGATCGTATCCGCATCGCTCTGAATTTTGCCAGAGAACATCTGGCTGAAGCGCTACCTGTCGAGCGACTCGCCGATGCTGCACGATTAAGTCCGCGGCAGTTCGGACGAGCATTTCGCCGGGAAACGGGTGAAACGCCTGCCAAGGCGGTCGAGCGCTTGCGGGTCGAAGCAGCGCGACTGCGCCTGCAGGATGGTAGTGAACCGATCGAACAGATTGCTCTAGCAGTGGGATTCACCGATCCGGAACGGATGCGGAGGGCCTTCGTCAAACTGCATGGACACCCACCGCAATCGATCCGACGCGAGATCAGACTAAGCAGTGGGCGCTGA
- the gcvH gene encoding glycine cleavage system protein GcvH, whose protein sequence is MSIPADLKYTESHEWVRTEADGTLTVGITDHAQEALGDIVFFEVQELGKTVDAGDTVAVIESVKAASDIYAPVAGEIIEANPAVADTPDGVNSAPYENWLFKIKPAAGASLDRLIDADAYSKSIGA, encoded by the coding sequence ATGAGCATCCCGGCCGATCTGAAATACACCGAATCGCACGAGTGGGTCCGCACCGAAGCGGACGGCACGCTGACGGTCGGCATCACCGACCACGCGCAGGAAGCGCTCGGCGACATCGTCTTCTTCGAAGTCCAGGAACTGGGCAAGACCGTCGACGCGGGCGACACCGTCGCCGTGATCGAGTCGGTGAAAGCCGCTTCCGATATCTACGCTCCGGTCGCGGGCGAGATCATCGAGGCGAACCCGGCTGTTGCCGATACGCCGGACGGCGTCAACAGCGCGCCGTACGAAAACTGGCTCTTCAAGATCAAGCCGGCTGCGGGCGCATCGCTGGACCGCCTGATTGACGCGGACGCTTACTCGAAGTCGATCGGCGCCTGA
- a CDS encoding c-type cytochrome has translation MSEAPHGAPIKTPGQLIAAIIASFAVPIVIIVLLVIYVDNSTRTGAGTDSLSEAEVSARIKPFAQVDIRDANAPRVYKTGEEVYKAVCSACHAAGAAGAPKFTNTADWAPRISQGFDTLWHTALAGKGAMPPRGGTSPDDYSDFEIARAVVYMANNSGASFPEPAQPAAGAAAAASGAAAAAPAGASDAGAAQAAAALAAMASVPQAAAPAAGAAQSADASQAGKALYQQVCQACHAAGVLNAPKFGDKEAWAPRLKDSMDTVYNYALHGKGAMPPKGGSSASDADVKAAVDYMVSAVK, from the coding sequence ATGAGCGAAGCACCACACGGAGCCCCAATCAAAACCCCCGGGCAGCTCATTGCCGCGATCATTGCCAGCTTTGCGGTACCGATCGTCATCATCGTTCTGCTGGTGATCTACGTCGATAATTCGACACGCACTGGCGCCGGGACAGACAGTCTTTCCGAAGCCGAGGTCAGCGCGCGCATCAAGCCGTTCGCGCAAGTCGACATTCGTGACGCCAATGCGCCACGCGTCTACAAGACCGGCGAAGAGGTCTACAAGGCCGTTTGCTCCGCCTGTCACGCCGCAGGTGCGGCAGGCGCGCCGAAATTCACCAATACCGCCGATTGGGCTCCGCGCATTTCGCAGGGCTTCGACACGCTGTGGCACACGGCGCTCGCCGGCAAGGGCGCGATGCCCCCGCGCGGCGGCACCAGCCCGGACGACTACAGCGACTTCGAAATCGCCCGCGCGGTGGTTTACATGGCGAACAATTCCGGCGCGAGTTTCCCTGAACCGGCGCAACCGGCAGCGGGTGCGGCGGCCGCCGCGTCTGGTGCCGCTGCCGCAGCGCCGGCGGGCGCTTCGGACGCCGGGGCCGCGCAAGCGGCCGCCGCGTTGGCCGCTATGGCAAGCGTGCCGCAAGCCGCTGCACCGGCAGCCGGTGCGGCACAAAGCGCGGACGCCTCGCAAGCCGGCAAGGCGCTGTACCAGCAGGTTTGCCAGGCATGTCACGCGGCCGGCGTGCTGAACGCACCGAAGTTCGGCGACAAGGAAGCCTGGGCGCCGCGCCTGAAAGACTCGATGGACACGGTCTATAACTACGCGCTGCACGGCAAGGGCGCGATGCCACCCAAAGGCGGCTCGAGCGCCTCCGATGCGGACGTGAAAGCCGCCGTCGACTACATGGTCAGCGCGGTGAAATAA
- a CDS encoding SDR family oxidoreductase yields the protein MRLKNKSALITGGTSGIGLATARLFIAEGARVAVTGRDETVFERVKAELGENTLVLKGDVRSIDDMRAIAAEVKEKFGGLDIVFANAGWAFPSAVRDIDEELYNEIMDVNVKGVVFTLQAVLPDLREGSSVILNTSFVAQTGKHGISLTAAAKAAVRSLARSWSYEFLDRKIRFNAIAPGAMNTPLITKWGMSDEWVRDRKAEFAEAIPVGHMGKAEDIAYAALYLASDESSYVVGTELVVDGGASQL from the coding sequence ATGAGGCTTAAAAACAAGTCAGCTTTGATCACGGGCGGGACCAGCGGGATCGGTCTTGCGACTGCCAGGCTCTTCATTGCAGAAGGTGCGCGAGTAGCGGTGACTGGCCGCGACGAGACCGTGTTTGAGCGCGTGAAGGCCGAGCTTGGCGAGAATACGCTCGTTCTCAAAGGCGATGTACGTTCGATCGACGACATGCGGGCGATTGCCGCGGAGGTAAAAGAGAAGTTCGGCGGCCTGGATATCGTGTTCGCCAACGCGGGTTGGGCTTTCCCTTCCGCAGTCCGCGACATCGACGAAGAACTTTATAACGAGATCATGGACGTCAACGTCAAGGGCGTGGTGTTCACGCTTCAGGCGGTACTGCCGGACTTGCGAGAGGGTTCCTCAGTCATCCTCAATACATCGTTCGTCGCGCAGACCGGAAAACATGGCATCTCGTTGACTGCGGCGGCGAAGGCCGCCGTGCGATCACTTGCCCGTAGCTGGTCCTACGAATTTCTCGACCGCAAAATCCGCTTTAACGCAATCGCTCCTGGCGCGATGAACACGCCTCTGATCACCAAATGGGGCATGTCCGACGAGTGGGTTCGCGACCGTAAGGCCGAGTTCGCCGAAGCTATTCCAGTGGGCCACATGGGCAAAGCCGAGGACATTGCCTACGCGGCACTCTATCTCGCTAGCGACGAATCCTCCTACGTCGTCGGGACCGAACTGGTTGTCGATGGCGGCGCCTCGCAGCTTTAA
- a CDS encoding YybH family protein, translating to MRQVRFYSVVLAACLPLLAFAVPVTAASPTSSTEAAIKAENARWAEAFGRGDYQRIGRLYTEDGALLPPGGDKITGSSAIAEYFTKGYAGSEPNTVSFSNYEFYGNDQIVTEVSDAEIRDPDGKPKYRGKQILIFVKQGNAWKLHRDMWNDYGPPKPDGH from the coding sequence ATGCGACAGGTTCGTTTTTATTCTGTTGTCCTTGCAGCCTGCCTCCCTCTTCTCGCCTTTGCCGTTCCCGTTACTGCCGCCAGCCCGACGAGTTCGACCGAAGCGGCCATCAAAGCGGAGAACGCACGATGGGCTGAAGCTTTCGGGCGAGGTGATTATCAGCGAATAGGCCGCCTCTACACGGAAGATGGCGCACTCTTGCCACCCGGGGGCGACAAGATAACGGGGAGCAGCGCGATCGCTGAATACTTCACCAAAGGGTATGCCGGATCAGAGCCTAATACCGTATCGTTCAGCAATTATGAGTTCTACGGCAATGATCAGATCGTGACGGAGGTTTCAGATGCGGAGATCCGCGACCCTGATGGAAAACCTAAATACCGCGGTAAGCAGATCCTCATCTTCGTGAAACAGGGCAACGCCTGGAAGTTGCATCGCGACATGTGGAATGACTACGGTCCCCCAAAACCTGACGGCCATTGA
- a CDS encoding oxidoreductase encodes MSASLKIGLMGYGFAGATFHAPVIEHCGRASVAAIATSHPERAQADYPHAKVVADLDALLALEEIDCIVIATPNDTHFDLARRTLEAGKHVVVDKPVTLSAADAHTLANIALARSKRFVPFHNRRWDGDFLTVRDLLANRELGRITQYESHFDRFRPEVKQRWREEASRGGGLLFDLGPHLIDQSLALFGAPQTVFATVRTHRDQASAPDYVHIQLGYGEFEVVLHASALTALAAPRFTIHGTQGSYVKYGLDTQEDQLKAGLRPGDEGFGAGNAAGVLRVLEGGQEVEREVPTRNGDYVGFYIALADAIQNGVKFPVSAQDAVDVMTIIELAARSSEEGVRLPFERIR; translated from the coding sequence ATGTCCGCATCGCTGAAGATTGGATTGATGGGTTACGGTTTTGCTGGCGCGACCTTTCATGCGCCAGTGATCGAACACTGCGGGCGGGCGAGCGTCGCGGCCATCGCGACGAGTCACCCCGAGCGCGCGCAGGCCGATTACCCACACGCAAAGGTGGTGGCCGATCTCGACGCCCTGCTGGCGCTCGAGGAAATCGACTGTATCGTCATCGCGACGCCCAATGACACGCACTTCGACCTGGCGCGCCGCACGCTGGAAGCGGGCAAGCACGTGGTGGTGGACAAGCCGGTCACGCTAAGCGCCGCGGATGCCCACACGCTCGCCAACATCGCACTCGCCCGCAGCAAGCGCTTCGTGCCCTTTCATAACCGCCGCTGGGACGGTGATTTTCTGACCGTCCGGGATCTGCTGGCCAACAGGGAGTTAGGGCGCATCACGCAGTACGAATCGCATTTCGACCGTTTCCGGCCGGAAGTCAAGCAGCGTTGGCGCGAGGAAGCGTCGCGCGGCGGCGGCTTGCTGTTCGATCTCGGCCCGCACCTGATCGATCAGTCGTTGGCGTTGTTCGGCGCGCCGCAGACGGTGTTCGCGACGGTTCGCACGCACCGCGACCAGGCCAGCGCGCCAGACTACGTGCATATTCAACTCGGATACGGTGAGTTCGAGGTGGTATTGCATGCAAGCGCGTTGACTGCGCTGGCTGCGCCGAGATTTACGATTCACGGCACGCAGGGAAGCTACGTGAAGTACGGCCTCGATACGCAGGAAGATCAGTTGAAAGCAGGCCTGCGGCCTGGCGACGAAGGATTCGGTGCCGGCAATGCGGCAGGCGTGCTGCGCGTGCTCGAAGGCGGTCAGGAGGTGGAGCGGGAGGTGCCTACGCGCAATGGGGATTACGTCGGCTTCTATATTGCTTTGGCGGATGCCATCCAGAACGGCGTGAAATTTCCTGTCAGCGCTCAGGACGCGGTCGACGTGATGACGATCATCGAGCTTGCCGCCCGGAGTTCGGAAGAGGGAGTCCGGCTGCCGTTCGAACGTATTCGCTGA